A window from Candidatus Hydrogenedentota bacterium encodes these proteins:
- a CDS encoding ROK family protein yields the protein MSVTLKAGDFVVGLDIGGTKIMSCVFDHKFKVVGRCRKKSRSEKNANEKPEDRIFKIVKESIADAGGVSIRGIGVGSPGPVNPAEGLIIDTPNLGWKRFPLADILTKEFKVPALIENDVNAGTYGEWCFGEVQDSKNVLGIFPGTGIGGGIIIDGKLIHGFTGGAGEVGHMTIEVNGPYCGCGKRGCLEAVASRIAIAAEVSAIAARGDSPFILKNCGTDLGNIRSGMLAKAIEAGESMVEGVVRKAAYYTGIAVGNAMNFFSPEAVVLGGGLVEAMPELYLDEVKRAVKEHAMPSIRKGVRIVKARLGDDAAVMGAARLMAERLAAS from the coding sequence ATGTCTGTGACTTTGAAAGCCGGAGACTTTGTTGTAGGGCTCGACATTGGCGGCACGAAAATCATGTCGTGCGTGTTCGACCACAAATTCAAGGTGGTGGGACGTTGCCGCAAGAAGAGCCGGTCCGAGAAAAACGCCAATGAGAAGCCCGAAGACCGCATCTTCAAGATCGTGAAGGAATCCATAGCGGATGCGGGAGGCGTCTCTATTCGGGGGATTGGAGTAGGGTCTCCTGGCCCAGTCAATCCGGCTGAAGGACTCATAATTGACACGCCGAATCTCGGCTGGAAGCGGTTTCCGTTGGCCGACATCCTGACCAAGGAATTCAAGGTGCCGGCGCTCATCGAGAATGACGTGAATGCGGGGACGTACGGCGAGTGGTGCTTTGGCGAGGTTCAGGACAGCAAGAATGTGCTGGGCATCTTCCCGGGGACGGGTATTGGTGGCGGAATCATCATCGATGGGAAGCTGATTCATGGGTTCACGGGGGGTGCAGGCGAAGTCGGCCACATGACGATTGAGGTGAATGGACCCTATTGCGGGTGCGGTAAGCGTGGTTGCCTTGAGGCAGTGGCCTCGCGTATCGCGATTGCCGCGGAAGTGTCGGCGATTGCCGCGCGTGGAGACTCGCCGTTCATTCTGAAAAACTGTGGCACTGACTTGGGGAACATCCGCAGCGGCATGCTCGCGAAGGCCATTGAGGCGGGTGAATCGATGGTTGAAGGCGTGGTTCGCAAGGCCGCGTATTACACGGGAATCGCCGTAGGCAACGCCATGAACTTCTTCAGCCCGGAGGCCGTTGTGCTGGGTGGCGGGCTGGTGGAAGCGATGCCGGAACTGTACCTGGACGAGGTCAAGCGCGCGGTGAAGGAACACGCGATGCCGTCTATCCGTAAGGGCGTCCGAATCGTGAAGGCGCGCTTGGGTGACGATGCGGCGGTGATGGGCGCTGCACGGCTGATGGCGGAACGCTTGGCGGCATCGTAA
- a CDS encoding Nramp family divalent metal transporter, whose product MTVKIGEEAVVKPPPRGLAIVMMLGPCLVWCGEYIGSGEVILSTRTGALFGTSLLWVPVFAIFTKYWIGLAGARYTVCTGECMIDMMARTPGPRNWVVWLVFVGQVSSGAIATGALASVAGVFAAELIPLPPFLLGWCCTLIVIGLVWGGQFDILKKVMSFLVMLIILGVCDVAIHTWPGWTSVLRGAFGFQLPDVPAWAAAEAGVKGGTWKEILPLLGWAAGGFASQVWYTYWVFGAGYGMTNGREYGRPLDGDALRALTPDDAKKLKGWGRVVIADATLALFIGSFVTAAFMLAGAGVLGPAQKAPSGPEVATTLSTIFSERWGAIGAHLFILAGLAAMISTMLGQFAGWPRLLADCARILFPPVAKVPWKRQFQIVLIVYAISNMIIVYSFGLQPVFLVKLGAVLDGLLLTPIQAISVGIVLFLVMPRFYSAEVARILRPNLIYAIGLLLAFLLFGYFCVFQLPNALFG is encoded by the coding sequence ATGACTGTCAAGATCGGGGAAGAAGCCGTTGTGAAGCCACCGCCGCGCGGACTGGCCATCGTGATGATGCTTGGCCCGTGTCTCGTTTGGTGCGGTGAGTACATCGGCTCCGGCGAAGTCATCCTCTCTACCCGCACCGGCGCGCTCTTTGGGACCAGTCTACTCTGGGTACCCGTCTTCGCCATTTTCACAAAGTACTGGATTGGCCTCGCAGGCGCCCGCTACACCGTCTGCACAGGCGAATGCATGATCGACATGATGGCGCGCACTCCCGGCCCCCGCAATTGGGTCGTGTGGCTCGTGTTCGTCGGACAAGTGAGTTCCGGAGCTATCGCCACCGGCGCGCTCGCCAGCGTCGCGGGAGTCTTCGCCGCTGAACTCATCCCATTGCCTCCGTTCCTTCTCGGCTGGTGTTGCACCCTAATCGTCATCGGACTTGTTTGGGGCGGCCAATTCGACATTCTCAAGAAGGTCATGTCGTTTCTGGTTATGCTCATCATTCTGGGCGTTTGCGACGTAGCCATCCACACGTGGCCCGGATGGACCAGTGTTCTGCGCGGAGCTTTCGGCTTTCAACTTCCCGATGTCCCTGCGTGGGCTGCCGCCGAGGCCGGTGTCAAAGGCGGAACCTGGAAAGAAATCCTGCCGTTGCTTGGTTGGGCTGCGGGTGGATTCGCCAGTCAGGTCTGGTACACCTACTGGGTCTTCGGCGCGGGCTACGGTATGACGAACGGCAGAGAATATGGACGACCCCTTGACGGCGACGCTCTCCGTGCGCTCACGCCTGACGACGCGAAGAAACTTAAGGGGTGGGGACGTGTCGTTATCGCCGACGCGACTTTGGCACTGTTTATAGGTTCCTTCGTGACGGCCGCCTTCATGCTGGCCGGAGCCGGCGTGTTGGGACCCGCGCAAAAAGCGCCTTCAGGTCCTGAGGTTGCCACAACCCTGTCGACCATCTTCTCGGAGCGCTGGGGCGCGATAGGTGCGCATCTCTTCATCCTCGCGGGATTGGCCGCAATGATCAGCACCATGCTCGGGCAGTTTGCGGGCTGGCCGCGCCTGCTCGCCGACTGCGCCCGCATACTCTTTCCGCCGGTCGCCAAGGTGCCCTGGAAACGGCAGTTTCAAATTGTCCTCATCGTCTACGCCATTTCCAACATGATCATCGTCTACAGCTTTGGACTTCAGCCCGTGTTTCTGGTGAAGTTGGGCGCGGTCCTCGACGGACTTCTGCTGACCCCAATCCAAGCGATCTCCGTGGGGATTGTTTTGTTTCTGGTCATGCCGCGATTCTATTCGGCAGAAGTTGCCCGCATACTACGCCCCAATCTTATCTACGCTATCGGACTTCTGCTGGCATTCCTGCTGTTCGGATACTTTTGCGTGTTTCAACTTCCCAACGCGCTGTTCGGATGA